A region of Rhinoraja longicauda isolate Sanriku21f chromosome 1, sRhiLon1.1, whole genome shotgun sequence DNA encodes the following proteins:
- the LOC144600642 gene encoding TRAF-interacting protein with FHA domain-containing protein A-like, which yields MYSETARTEETITSLHISVYHPQAAVFKSLNFNGKQKYRVDESIKFGRESKICYFPLVDKRASRIQFAIQAFRHSDSSELYFEIKNTSVKAPLSVNGLVLGHLNRIDLPRNCILQFGEYQFHFEKDNGEDREHFEILLTLSLVPFCQEPIVETLHHPVAECGISNDLSMPVAQCQFSSAVETDENEL from the coding sequence ATGTACTCTGAAACTGCTAGAACAGAAGAAACAATAACTTCTCTACATATAAGCGTCTACCATCCGCAGGCCGCAGTATTTAAATCCCTGAATTTCAATGGGAAACAGAAGTATCGGGTGGATGAATCGATAAAGTTTGGTCGCGAGTCTAAAATATGCTATTTTCCTCTGGTGGACAAGCGTGCATCACGAATTCAGTTTGCAATTCAAGCTTTCCGACACAGTGACAGCTCAGAACTCTATTTTGAAATCAAAAATACAAGTGTGAAGGCTCCACTGTCTGTCAACGGCCTTGTTCTGGGTCACCTTAATAGGATTGATCTGCCAAGGAACTGTATTTTGCAATTTGGTGAATATCAATTCCACTTTGAGAAAGACAACGGAGAAGACAGAGAACACTTTGAGATCTTGCTTACACTCTCCCTGGTTCCATTCTGTCAGGAGCCTATTGTGGAGACTCTACATCATCCCGTGGCCGAATGTGGCATTTCAAATGATTTAAGTATGCCAGTAGCCCAGTGCCAATTTAGTTCTGCAGTGGAGACTGATGAAAATGAACTTTAA